The Gadus chalcogrammus isolate NIFS_2021 chromosome 10, NIFS_Gcha_1.0, whole genome shotgun sequence genome contains a region encoding:
- the LOC130390529 gene encoding uncharacterized protein LOC130390529 encodes MSSVCVCVWKRAPAPKTDEVTAKRVSVIAPSTSQAGIKRPVTQGDREWILNSLAQLGRFTGLGWILAPETPQTVPIKTFDGVVTSSGYGNAEDKALMAYRHERITASNFGLVLAALKRNSYPPSLFKTLLGQYNLKQGSHACDWGILHEPKAKQEYMERTGVTIQERGVFLSDRWDVADDFIIEVKCPYSARTKTNLQAAERKDFFLELDLVTGLLKLKQTHNHWHQIQGNLHLTGANNCHLVVWTPLDLVILLIPKDPAWASNINILETF; translated from the exons atgtcgagtgtgtgtgtgtgtgtgtggaagagggCCCCAGCACCCAAAACGGATGAGGTCACAGCGAAGAGGGTGTCTGTGATTGCACCTTCCACATCTCAAG CTGGAATAAAACGACCTGTCACCCAGGGGGACAGAGAATGGATACTGAACTCCTTGGCACAGCTGGGCCGTTTTACAGGTCTGGGTTGGATTCTGGCACCAGAAACACCTCAG ACCGTCCCTATCAAGACCTTTGATGGGGTAGTGACCAGCTCAGGTTATGGCAATGCAGAGGACAAAGCTCT GATGGCATATCGCCACGAAAGAATCACAGCCAGCAACTTCGGTTTGGTGTTGGCAGCATTGAAGCGGAACTCTTACCCTCCTTCCTTATTCAAAACCCTGCTAGGCCAATACAACCTCAAACAAGGATCTCAT GCTTGTGATTGGGGAATCCTCCATGAGCCAAAGGCAAAGCAGGAATACATGGAGCGCACTGGTGTGACCATCCAGGAGAGGGGAGTGTTCCTTTCTGACAGATGGGACGTGGCTGATGACTTCATCATTGAGGTGAAATGTCCCTATTCAGCCAGAACCAAGACCAACCTGCAGGCAGCGGAGAGGAAGGACTTTTTTCTAGAACTGGATTTAGTCACTGGCTTACTGAAGctcaagcaaacacacaaccactggCATCAGATTCAGGGCAATCTGCACCTGACAGGAGCCAACAATTGTCATCTTGTGGTGTGGACTCCTCTTGACCTTGTTATCCTGCTTATCCCTAAAGACCCAGCATGGGCTAGCAACATTAACATTCTGGAAACATTTTAA
- the LOC130390502 gene encoding uncharacterized protein LOC130390502: protein MVQCCVPCCNNRNDVNKTISFYRFPLDEKEKKRWLQLIRRDKFTPNCNSRVCGWHFPDGKAAGPTRFAWNDGKAFPDHIPTKRKKRMVPASVEDEGTAGPGPNHLDIAPQTPGTSSVVLEIENDMLRKENDQLKRELEKQKQTFSFSQISSHPDKVNYYTGLTDAATVFFLEALLSKFYLQYHFNWNVQIMPLIDQLLLTLMKLRLNCGILDLSTRFNCCRATVTNIFTTISSALYDILYVGMMEKNIPSRFKNQTSLPDCFQPFPDCRIVLDCTEVAVSNTERLDTQSHLYSHYKGCTTLKALIGVAPNGVITFASDLYGGSTSDKAITADCGVLQQLEPGDMVMADKGLTIRDILPEGVSLNIPTFLVNGQFTVEEVNHNRLVACARIHVERSIQRLKTFGILTYIPYQHKKHANKILKVCVCLVNLQKPILHEIA from the exons ATGGTGCAGTGCTGTGTCCCGTGTTGCAATAACCGCAACGACGTCAACAAAACAATATCTTTTTACCGATTTCCCCTCGatgaaaaagagaagaagagatggctgcaGTTGATACG gcgTGACAAGTTCACCCCGAACTGCAACTCCAGGGTCTGTGGGTGGCATTTTCCTGATGGCAAAGCAGCTGGGCCAACACGGTTTGCATGGAATGACGGAAAGGCTTTCCCCGACCACATCCCCACCAAACGTAAAAAAAGAATGGTCCCTGCGAGCGTGGAGGATGAAGGAACAGCTGGACCAGGCCCAAACCACCTTGACATTGCTCCACAGACCCCTGGTACTTCAAGTGTTGTGCTTGAAATTGAGAATGATATGCTCAGAAAAGAAAATGACCAACTGAAACGAGAATtggagaaacaaaaacaaacattttcatTCAGTCAAATATCGTCACACCCTGACAAAGTTAATTACTACACTGGCTTGACAGATGCTGCCACTGTCTTCTTTTTGGAAGCCCTTCTCTCCAAATTTTATCTCCAGTACCACTTTAATTGGAATGTCCAAATTATGCCCCTTATCGATCAGCTACTCCTGACTTTGATGAAGCTCCGACTGAATTGTGGCATCCTAGACCTATCAACAAGATTTAATTGCTGCCGTGCCACAGTCACCAACATCTTCACCACAATCAGCAGTGCACTGTATGACATTTTGTATGTTGGCATGATGGAAAAAAACATCCCCTCGAGATTCAAGAACCAAACATCCCTGCCAGATTGCTTCCAGCCATTTCCAGACTGTCGGATTGTGCTCGACTGCACTGAAGTGGCCGTCTCCAATACAGAAAGACTGGACACCCAGAGTCATCTGTACAGTCATTACAAAGGATGCACCACACTTAAAGCTCTGATCGGTGTGGCTCCCAATGGAGTTATAACCTTCGCCAGTGACCTATACGGTGGAAGTACCTCGGACAAGGCGATAACAGCTGACTGCGGAGTACTCCAACAGCTAGAACCAGGTGACATGGTGATGGCAGATAAGGGACTCACTATTCGTGATATTTTGCCTGAGGGAGTTTCACTGAACATCCCAACGTTCCTTGTCAATGGACAGTTCACAGTGGAGGAAGTAAACCACAACAGACTCGTTGCCTGTGCAAGGATTCATGTAGAGCGTTCCATACAACGTCTGAAAACATTTGGCATTTTGACCTACATCCCGTACCAGCATAAGAAGCATGCCAACAAGATCCTAAAAgtatgtgtttgtcttgtgAATTTACAGAAGCCCATTCTTCACGAAATTGCATGA